A window from Variovorax sp. PBL-E5 encodes these proteins:
- a CDS encoding c-type cytochrome: MNIPRFLHQPLRRTALLLAACGLSAIAQAAAPSPAPGHVPDTIEQRVAACIACHGREGASSDQGFFPRLAGKPEGYLFNQLRSFRDGRRFNADMAHMVRHLSDDYLREIAHYFATLDLPYPAVATTSDASADTLARGKALVMHGDAARDIPACVQCHGEALTGVQPGIPALVGLPRLYLSSQLGTWVTGERHALAPDCMAEVGRKLTTADINAMASWLAVQPVPADPHPLAAPRAPLPLRCSAMNP; the protein is encoded by the coding sequence ATGAACATCCCACGCTTCCTTCACCAACCCCTGCGGCGCACCGCCCTGCTGCTCGCGGCCTGCGGCCTGTCAGCCATCGCGCAGGCCGCCGCGCCCTCGCCGGCGCCCGGCCATGTGCCGGACACCATCGAGCAGCGCGTCGCGGCCTGCATCGCCTGCCACGGACGCGAAGGCGCCAGCAGCGACCAGGGCTTCTTCCCGCGCCTGGCCGGCAAGCCCGAGGGCTACCTGTTCAACCAGCTGCGCAGCTTTCGCGACGGCCGCCGCTTCAATGCCGACATGGCCCACATGGTGCGGCACCTGTCCGACGACTACCTGCGCGAGATCGCCCATTACTTCGCCACGCTCGACCTGCCCTATCCCGCGGTCGCGACCACCAGCGATGCCTCGGCCGACACGCTCGCGCGCGGCAAGGCGCTGGTGATGCACGGCGATGCGGCGCGCGACATCCCGGCCTGCGTGCAATGCCACGGCGAGGCGCTCACCGGCGTTCAGCCGGGCATTCCGGCGCTGGTCGGCCTGCCACGGCTGTATCTCTCGTCGCAGCTCGGCACCTGGGTCACCGGCGAGCGCCATGCGCTGGCGCCGGACTGCATGGCCGAGGTCGGCCGCAAGCTCACGACCGCCGACATCAATGCCATGGCCAGCTGGCTGGCCGTGCAGCCGGTGCCGGCCGATCCCCATCCGCTCGCAGCGCCGCGCGCGCCGCTGCCCCTGCGCTGCAGCGCGATGAATCCCTGA
- a CDS encoding c-type cytochrome has product MRRLVYSLIFLAALVLLAVAALVALNLRGEDAVSEPSAAFVATPAQIERGRYLALAGNCASCHTTHGGSPFAGGVGIETPFGTVFASNLTPERNAGIGSWSAAHFWRAMHNGRSKDGHLLYPAFPYPSFTRVTREDSDAIYAYLRTVPPAATPNRPHKLRFPYDTQAALAVWRALFFTPGSFVADPARPAEWNRGAYLVEGLGHCIACHGTRNVLGATEEKLGLSGGLIPVENWYAPSLTSKREAGVADWPPEDVVALLKNGSSPRGSVMGPMADVVYRSTQHLSDADLHAMAVFLKQLPDSTPGTAPAADTAPQRRDAGQMARGSRIYDQRCAYCHGDAGQGAENAYPPLAGNRAVLMDSTANLIQVVRNGGFLPATAGNPRPYGMPPFGHVLDDDDIAAVLTYIRGSWGNDAAPVSRRDTMRR; this is encoded by the coding sequence ATGCGACGCCTCGTCTATTCCCTGATCTTCCTCGCGGCACTCGTGCTGCTGGCCGTCGCCGCACTCGTCGCGCTCAACCTGCGCGGCGAGGACGCCGTGTCCGAACCCTCCGCCGCTTTCGTCGCCACGCCGGCGCAGATCGAGCGCGGCCGCTACCTCGCGCTCGCCGGCAACTGCGCGAGCTGCCACACGACGCATGGCGGCTCGCCCTTCGCGGGCGGCGTCGGCATCGAGACGCCCTTCGGCACCGTCTTCGCGAGCAACCTCACACCCGAGCGCAACGCCGGCATCGGCAGCTGGAGCGCGGCGCACTTCTGGCGCGCGATGCACAACGGCCGCTCGAAGGACGGCCACCTGCTCTACCCGGCGTTCCCCTATCCCAGCTTCACCCGCGTGACGCGCGAGGACTCGGATGCGATCTATGCCTACCTGCGCACCGTGCCGCCCGCGGCCACGCCCAACCGGCCGCACAAGCTGCGCTTTCCGTACGACACACAGGCCGCACTGGCCGTCTGGCGCGCGCTCTTCTTCACGCCGGGCAGCTTCGTCGCCGATCCCGCGCGGCCGGCCGAGTGGAACCGCGGCGCCTACCTTGTCGAGGGCCTGGGCCACTGCATCGCCTGCCACGGCACGCGCAACGTGCTCGGCGCCACCGAGGAGAAGCTCGGCCTCTCGGGCGGACTCATTCCGGTCGAGAACTGGTATGCGCCTTCGCTCACCTCGAAGCGCGAGGCCGGCGTCGCCGACTGGCCACCCGAGGACGTGGTGGCGCTGCTGAAGAACGGCAGCTCGCCGCGCGGCTCGGTGATGGGGCCGATGGCCGACGTGGTGTACCGCAGCACCCAGCACCTGAGCGACGCCGACCTGCACGCGATGGCCGTCTTCCTGAAGCAGCTGCCCGACAGCACGCCGGGCACGGCACCTGCGGCCGACACCGCGCCGCAGCGCCGCGACGCCGGCCAGATGGCGCGCGGCAGCCGCATCTACGACCAGCGCTGCGCCTACTGCCACGGCGATGCGGGCCAGGGCGCCGAAAACGCCTACCCGCCGCTCGCGGGCAACCGTGCGGTGCTGATGGACTCGACCGCCAACCTGATCCAGGTCGTGCGCAACGGCGGCTTCCTGCCTGCGACCGCGGGCAACCCGCGGCCCTACGGCATGCCACCCTTCGGCCATGTGCTCGACGACGACGACATCGCCGCCGTGCTCACCTACATCCGGGGCTCCTGGGGCAACGACGCGGCGCCGGTCAGCCGGCGCGACACGATGCGGCGCTGA